ATGTCGAACTTGCCCAGCCGGGTGCACTTCACGAGTTCCGGGGTGCACAACGCGCAGAGCACCGCGTCGGCGTCGGCGCGACGCGCGAGCACCGCGGGGAGCACCTCATTGGCGTACTCCTCCTGAAACAGCTGCGTGCACACCACAATGTTGGCTTTCGCGATGTCCTGGCGCGCACGCTCGGCGGCCTTGGGATCGGTGCCGAAGTCGGCCGCGATGTGCATGGACACGTGCAATCCCGGGATGCTTGCGAGTCCCTGTTTGGCGCGGTCGAACGCGTCAGCCAGGTGAGCATCCAGCGTCGTGATGCAGACGCGCATTGCGGGAGTGCGGGTGTCAGCGGCCATAGAATGCCTTGGCGTCGTACAGGGTGTCCACGGTGATCTCGGCGATCCCGTGCTCGAGGGCATACCGTTCGGTGTTGCGGCGCGCCTTGCCGCGCACAAAGAACGGAATTTTCTTGAGTTCCGCCTCCGCCGGCGGCAGCCACTGCGTGCTGGTCACCGAGGCGGGCTGGGCGGATGACGGGGCGGGGGTTTCGCCCTCTTCTTCGGTGAGCCCCACGGCGCTTGCCGCCTCGGGCACCACGATCTCGTGGGTCCCGGTGGGGGTGGGGGTGGAGAAGGAGGTGGCCAACACATCGGCGGTTTCCCGCACCGGTGCCGTCGCCGCCACCGCCTTGGGCGCCGCGTGGTGCAGGTGCGACGGCGAGGTCCCGTCGCCGAATTCGAAGTCGTCGCGGAACATGTGCAGCAGATGTTCCTCGAGCCCCATCATGAGCGGATGCACCCACGTGTCGAAGATCACGTTGGCGCCTTCGAATCCCATCTGCGGCGAGTGCCGCGCCGGCACGTCCTGCACATGGATGGGGGCCGAGATCACGGCGCAGGGCACCCCGAGCCGCTTGGCGATGTGGCGCTCCATCTGCGTGCCGAGGACCAGTTCGGGCGCCAACTCGCTCACCCGCTGCTCCACGGCCAGGTAGTCATCGGAGATGAGCGCCTCAACGCCGATGCTGGCGGCATATTCGCGCACCGGCCGCGCGAATTCGCGCGAATAGGTACCGATGCCCACCACCTGGAAGCCGAGTTCGTCGCGCGCGATGCGCGCGGCTGCCAGCACGTGCGTGGCGTCGCCGAAAACGAAGACCCGCTTGCCGGTGAGGTACGTGCTGTCCACCGACCGTGAGTACCAGGGCAGCAGCGAGCGGCTCGCATCCACCTGCGCCGTGCCGGCGCGCTCGTGGTCGAGCAGCGGCTGCACGTCGAGGCCGGTGACCGTACCGACTTCCTGCACGAACTCGCGGGTGGCCAGCACGCCAATGGGGACCGTCTTCACCGTAGGCATGCGGAACGTTTTCTCGAGCCACCGCGCGGTGGTGTCGGCCACCTCGGGGTAGAGCACAATGTTGAAGTCCGCCTCGGGGATGCGCCGGATGTCGGCCACCGTGGCGTTGTGCGGCGCGCAGACGTGCACGTCCACGCCGAGGTCATGCAGCAACCGCGTGATTTCCCGGACGTCGTCGCGGTTACGGAACCCCAGCGCCGTGGCGCCCAGCAGATTGGCGCGCGGACGCCGGTTCTCCCGGCGCACCCCCTCCAGCACCGGCGCACGCGTGGTGCCCGGCGGCGGTGCCATCGGCTGCAGCAGGGCACGCACGAGATGGTAGAACGTCTCGCTGGCGCCCCAGTTTTCCTTCTTGCTGTAGGCCGGCAGTTCAAGCGGAACGACCGGCACCGGCAGCGACATCCCCTGCGCCAGCGAGCCCGGTTGATCCTGAATGAGTTCGGCCGTGCACGATTCGCCCACCAGGAGGGCATCGGGCTTGAACCGCTCATACGCCTCACGCACCGACGTCTTCACCAGCTCCGCCGTATCGCCACCCAGATCGCGCGCCTGGAACGTGGTGTAGGTGACCGGCGGGCGGCGATCACGCCGCTCGATCATCGTGAACAGCAGGTCCGCGTAGGTATCGCCCTGGGGGGCGTGCAACACATAGTGCACGCCTTTCATGGAGGTGGCGATGCGCATCGCCCCCACATGCGGCGGTCCTTCATATGTCCAGAGCGTCAGTTCCATGGCCGCCTCAAACCGCGAGTCGCCGCGCCCGATCGAGCGGGCGCGCAAAGAGTTCGGCCAGATCGCCGGCCTGTTCGTAGCCGTGCACGGGAGAGAAGACCAGTTCGATGGACCACTTCGTGCGCAGCCCTTCGGCCTCGAGCGGATTGGCGAGCCCCAAGCCACAGACGGTGAGGTCGGGGCGCGCATCGCGGCACCGGTCGAGCTGCTTTTCCACGTCCTGCCCTTCACTCACCTGCGCCGTGGCGGGCAGACGCGACAGCTCGGCGTCGATGAGCAGCTTATCGAGATACGGCGTCCCCACCTCGACGAGCGCCATGCCGCACTCCTCATGCAGGAAGCGGGCAAGCGGGATCTCGAGCTGGGAATCGGGGAACATGAACAACCGCTTGCCCTCGAGCTGCGAGCGATAGCGCGAGAGCGCCACCCGCGCCCGCTCGGCGTTGGGGGCCACGCTACTGTCGAAGTGGGCCGGGGTCACGCCCCAGGCATCTGCCGCGGCGCGCAGCCAGGCGGTGGTCCCTTCCACGCCGAAGGGATAGAGCGCCGGCAACAGCGTCGCTCCACGAGCCACCAGCGCGCGCGCGGTGTCGCCGAGAAACGGTTGCGCGAGCAGGATGCGCGTATTGGGGCCAACGGGCGGCAGCTCGCGGGCCCGCCGGGGCGGGAAGAAATGCACGGGCCCCACCCCAAGCTTGGCAAACATGCGCGCGAACTGATCTTCGACCACATCGGCCACGGTGCCGACCACGAGCAGGGACGGCTCGGCCGTGCGGCTCTCCGGCAGGTGCGGCACCATGCTGCGCAGGCAGGCGTCTTCCCCCTGCGTGAAGGTGGTTTCGATGCCGCTGCCGCTGTAGTTGAGGATGCGCACGCGCGGCATGAACTGGCCGTTGAGGCGTTCGGCGGCGCGCGCCAGATCGAGCTTGATCACTTCCGACGGGCAGGAGCCCACCAGAAAGAGGGTGGTGATGTCGGGACGCCGCGAGAGCAGCTGCTGCACCACCCGATCGAGTTCGTCGTTGGCGTCGGCAAGGCCAGCCAGATCCCGTTCGCTGAGAATGGCGGTGGCAAAGCGCGGCTCGGCGAAGATCATGACCCCGGCCGCCGACTGCACCAGGTGCGCGCAGGTGCGCGACCCCACCACCAGAAAGAAGGCGTCCTGCATCTTGCGATGCAGCCAGACGATGCCGGTCAGGCCGCAGAAGACCTCGCGCTGACCACGCTCGCGGATGACCGGCAGCTCGAGGGCCGTACTCACGAGACGTGCACCTGGGCGGCCCGGGCGGCCTTTTCCGCAGCTTCCTGCAGCCGCGCGGCACGGAGCTTGAGGATGAATTGAATGGCGTTCACGGTGTAGGCGGCATAGGCGACCAGGGCCATCCACATCAGGAAGCGAGGATCCCATGCCAGAGACAGCCCCACGAGATAGGCCGTGTGCTGGCCAATCACGAAGAAGCTGACCACGTCTTCCCAGAAAAAGGACTCGTGGAACAGGTACTGGCCGAACACCACTTTCTCCCAGATCGCGCCGGTCACCATGATGGTGTACAGCACGAGCGTCTTCACGACAATGGAAAGGTGGGCCGCCTCCAGTCCCTGTCCGGTCCGGAGGTAGCGCAGCACAAGGAAGACGGACACGCCCATGACGAGAAATTGGACGGGTGCAAGGATTCCCTGCACGAGTGTCCATTTGGTCTCGTCGCGGCGCTTCCGCTCTTCCGGCGTATACAGACCCGTGCGCACGGTGGGTGCCGACGCGCGCGGATCGGCGGCCGCTGTAGGCGCGGCCGTCTCGGGATGGGGCACAACAGTCATCTAGCCGTCTCTTCCGGGGGTTCGCTGCCCAGATGAGCAGAAGGTGTGATCGGACCGGGTAGTTGTCAAGAAGAATTGACGTACACTTTTCTTGACAACTGGACCACGTGGTACCATTATCGGCGTGCTTACGTTATGGTGTGCCCGCACACCAGGGCCCATTTCACCACGCCATCGTGCCAAGGAGTTCCCGCGTCATGACCGGCGCGTCTCTCCAGCCAGCTGCCAGCGGCTTCCCCACGGTGAATCGAGGCCCGGGATCCCACCCCGATGCCATGGACCACCTTACTTCGCAGCGCCGCAGTGAGCGGCTCGAGCGCCTGGAGCGGACCATCCAGAACGAACTCGTGCCGCGCCTGATGACGAGCCACCGTGTGGGGCCGGTCTCGCCGGCCATGGCGGCCGCGGCCGCCCGCATGCTTTCGGAGGCGGACGTGCAGGCGTTCGTGGCGGCCGTGCGCAGCCCCGACGACAGCCGCGGGGCGCAGTTCGTGCGCGCCGTCCTCGCCGAAGGGGCGACGGTGGAGGGGGTCTATCTCGATCTGCTGGCCCCCTCGGCCCGACGGCTGGGCGACATGTGGGACAACGACGAGTGCGATTTCGTCGAGGTGACGGTGGCGCTGGGGCGCATGCAGCGGCTGCTGCGCGATCTGTCGCAGGTGTTCCTGGCCGAGTCGGGGCATGCGGAGCCGGTGGGCAACATCTTGCTCACCTGCGTGCCGGGAGAGCAGCACACGCTCGGCATCATCATGGTGGGGGAGTTCCTGCTGCGCGACGGCTGGCGGGTGCTCGTGGGCGCGCCGTGGACAGAAAGCGACCTGCTTGCCATGGTCGCCGCGGAGTGGTACGACGTGATCGGCTTCTCGGTCGGTACGGAGAGTCGCCTGTCGGTACTGCGTCGCGATATCCGCCG
The DNA window shown above is from Gemmatimonas sp. and carries:
- the bchB gene encoding ferredoxin:protochlorophyllide reductase (ATP-dependent) subunit B, with the translated sequence MELTLWTYEGPPHVGAMRIATSMKGVHYVLHAPQGDTYADLLFTMIERRDRRPPVTYTTFQARDLGGDTAELVKTSVREAYERFKPDALLVGESCTAELIQDQPGSLAQGMSLPVPVVPLELPAYSKKENWGASETFYHLVRALLQPMAPPPGTTRAPVLEGVRRENRRPRANLLGATALGFRNRDDVREITRLLHDLGVDVHVCAPHNATVADIRRIPEADFNIVLYPEVADTTARWLEKTFRMPTVKTVPIGVLATREFVQEVGTVTGLDVQPLLDHERAGTAQVDASRSLLPWYSRSVDSTYLTGKRVFVFGDATHVLAAARIARDELGFQVVGIGTYSREFARPVREYAASIGVEALISDDYLAVEQRVSELAPELVLGTQMERHIAKRLGVPCAVISAPIHVQDVPARHSPQMGFEGANVIFDTWVHPLMMGLEEHLLHMFRDDFEFGDGTSPSHLHHAAPKAVAATAPVRETADVLATSFSTPTPTGTHEIVVPEAASAVGLTEEEGETPAPSSAQPASVTSTQWLPPAEAELKKIPFFVRGKARRNTERYALEHGIAEITVDTLYDAKAFYGR
- a CDS encoding ferredoxin:protochlorophyllide reductase (ATP-dependent) subunit N; the protein is MSTALELPVIRERGQREVFCGLTGIVWLHRKMQDAFFLVVGSRTCAHLVQSAAGVMIFAEPRFATAILSERDLAGLADANDELDRVVQQLLSRRPDITTLFLVGSCPSEVIKLDLARAAERLNGQFMPRVRILNYSGSGIETTFTQGEDACLRSMVPHLPESRTAEPSLLVVGTVADVVEDQFARMFAKLGVGPVHFFPPRRARELPPVGPNTRILLAQPFLGDTARALVARGATLLPALYPFGVEGTTAWLRAAADAWGVTPAHFDSSVAPNAERARVALSRYRSQLEGKRLFMFPDSQLEIPLARFLHEECGMALVEVGTPYLDKLLIDAELSRLPATAQVSEGQDVEKQLDRCRDARPDLTVCGLGLANPLEAEGLRTKWSIELVFSPVHGYEQAGDLAELFARPLDRARRLAV
- the bchF gene encoding 2-vinyl bacteriochlorophyllide hydratase, encoding MRTGLYTPEERKRRDETKWTLVQGILAPVQFLVMGVSVFLVLRYLRTGQGLEAAHLSIVVKTLVLYTIMVTGAIWEKVVFGQYLFHESFFWEDVVSFFVIGQHTAYLVGLSLAWDPRFLMWMALVAYAAYTVNAIQFILKLRAARLQEAAEKAARAAQVHVS
- a CDS encoding cobalamin-dependent protein (Presence of a B(12) (cobalamin)-binding domain implies dependence on cobalamin itself, in one of its several forms, or in some unusual lineages, dependence on a cobalamin-like analog.); this translates as MTGASLQPAASGFPTVNRGPGSHPDAMDHLTSQRRSERLERLERTIQNELVPRLMTSHRVGPVSPAMAAAAARMLSEADVQAFVAAVRSPDDSRGAQFVRAVLAEGATVEGVYLDLLAPSARRLGDMWDNDECDFVEVTVALGRMQRLLRDLSQVFLAESGHAEPVGNILLTCVPGEQHTLGIIMVGEFLLRDGWRVLVGAPWTESDLLAMVAAEWYDVIGFSVGTESRLSVLRRDIRRLKQASRNTNVQVMVGGQLFAEDPSLADQVGANAIASDARQAPAIARSLLTAARAGLPEAHRTEGLGEYGQFREALRRE